One Streptomyces umbrinus genomic window, CGACCCGGGAGGACGCGTTCGCGCACGCCGGGATGTTCGCCTCCGCCTCGGCGCGGCAGGACTCGCTCCTGCCGCCGCCTGGGTCGAACGGGCCCCCGCCGTCCGGCGACACACCGGACGACATCGAGGGCATCGACGAACCTTCCTGGCCCCGCGGCGGGTACTACGGCCTTCCCTTCCTGCCGTTGCTCCCCGCCCCGGTGGTGATCCGCTCCAGCGTCAAATCGTGACGCCACCCGCGCGCAGATAGGCGACCGGGTCGACGTCGCTGCCGAAACCGGGCCCCGTCCGCACCTCGAAGTGCAGATGCGGGCCCGTGCTGTTGCCCGTGGAACCGGAGCGGCCGATGCGCTGGCCGGTCACCACGCTCTGCCCGGCCTTCACGGAGATCGCCGACAGATGGGCGTACTGGGTGTAGCGGCCGTCGCCGTGCCGGATCACGACCTGGTAGCCGAAGGAACCGCCCCAGCCCGCGGTCACGACGCTGCCCGCCCCGACCGACTTGACGGACGTGCCGGTGGGCACCGGGAAGTCGACGCCCGTGTGGTAGCCCTTCGACCAGGAGGAACCCGCAGCGTGGTACGGCGTTCCCGTACCGGCGCTCACCGGGGCGGTGAGGCCGCGCGTGGTCGTTTGGGTCTTCTTCTCGGACTTCTCCTCGACCTTCGCCTTGGCCTTTGCCTTCGGCTTCTTCTCCGTCTTCTCCGACGTGTCGGAGGTGGATCCCGCGCCCGGCGACGCCTTCGGCTTCAGGTTCAGCCGCTGGCCGGGAACGATCATGTCCGGGTCGGCGCCGACCGTCCTGCGGTTGGCGTCGTACAACTGCCGCCAGCCGCCCGGGACCTCGCGGGCTCCGGCGATGCCCGAGAGTGTGTCGCCGCGGACGACCGTGTACATCTCGGCGGTGCCGGCCTGCGACTGGGGCGTGGTCTGCGGCTGTACGTCGCGGACGGTGCGCTTGGACGGCTGCGTGGACCTGCCCGAGGGGTTGATGTCGGGGGTGTCGCCGCCGCGGGTGAGGCCCGCCCGCACCGAGCAGGTCGGCCAGGCTCCGGGGCCCTGGCCCTTGAGGACCTTCTCGGCGACGGCTATCTGCTGGTCCTTGGAGGCGAGGTCGGCGCGTGCCGCGTAGGCCCTGCCGCCGTACGCCTCCCAGGTGGACTGGGTGAACTGCAGCCCGCCGTAGTAGCCGTTGCCGGTGTTGATCTTCCAGTTGTTGGTGGACTCACAGGCGGCCACCTTGTTCCAGGTGTCCACGTCTGCCGCGTTCGCGACGCCGGTACCGATGAGCGGTATCGCCATCCCGGCGCCGCCCACTGTGACGGTGAGTGAGGCGCGGTTGATCCTATTCGGCTGATACCGGCGGTGCCGGCCGCGTACGGCCATGAAGGTGCCCCCTCGACAAGCGTCAGGAGCGGCAAAAGTAAACGCTGCTAACAGGCCATGACAAGAGGGCAATCGGCCTCCCTATCCCGCCAAGTGACCAGGAATCGACCTTCGTTGGCGGCTGCCGACGCGTATGCCCGGGGCAGATGTGACGGCGAAGTTCGGCGGGGCACTGAGGCGGGGGCGGCTCCGCTGCGTACACACCGTCGGAAAGTCAGGATGTGCGGTCGGCGAACCTGCAAGTCAGGATGGTCGGTGGGGCAAACTGGCAGGCATGACCGGCACTACCGATTCAGCACCTCTAGGAGCCAACCGTATGAGCACTTCAGCCCAGATCGGCGTCACGGGACTCGCGGTCATGGGGCGCAATCTCGCCCGTAACTTCGCGCGCAACGGATACGCGGTCGCCCTGCACAACCGGACGGCGGCGCGTACGCACGCGTTGGTGGAGGAGTTCGGCAGCGAGGGCACCTTTGTCGCGACGGAGACCGCCAAGGAGTTCGTGGCCGCGCTGGAGCGCCCGCGCCGCCTTGTGATCATGGTGAAGGCGGGCGAGCCGACCGACGCGGTGATCCAGGAGTTCGCCCCGCTCCTGGAGCCCGGCGACATGATCATCGACGGTGGCAATGCCCACTTCGCGGACACCCGGCGCCGGGAGCGCGAACTGCGCGAGCAGGGCATCCACTTCGTCGGCGCGGGCATCTCCGGCGGCGAGGAGGGCGCGCTGCACGGGCCGAGCATCATGCCCGGTGGTCCGGTCGAGTCGTACGAGTCGCTCGGCCCGATGCTGGAGAAGATCTCCGCGAAGGCCGCCGACGGCGCGCCGTGTGTCACGCACGTCGGTCCCGATGGCGCCGGACACTTCGTGAAGATGGTGCACAACGGCATCGAGTACGCCGACATGCAGCTGATCGGCGAGGCGTACCAGCTGCTGCGTGACGTGGCGGGCTACTCCCCCGCGCAGATCGCGGACATCTTCCGCACCTGGAACACCGGGCGGCTCGACTCCTACCTGATCGAGATCACCGCCGAGGTCCTGTCGCACGTGGACGCGGCGACGGGCAAGGCCTTCGTGGACGTGGTGCAGGACCAGGCGGAGCAGAAGGGCACGGGGCGGTGGACCGTGCAGATCGCCCTCGACCTGGGCGTTCCCGTGTCGGGCATCGCCGAGGCCGTCTTCGCGCGGTCCCTGTCGGGCCACACCGAGCTGCGTGAGGCCTCGCGGGGGCTGGCCGGGCCCAAGGCCACGGC contains:
- the gndA gene encoding NADP-dependent phosphogluconate dehydrogenase, coding for MSTSAQIGVTGLAVMGRNLARNFARNGYAVALHNRTAARTHALVEEFGSEGTFVATETAKEFVAALERPRRLVIMVKAGEPTDAVIQEFAPLLEPGDMIIDGGNAHFADTRRRERELREQGIHFVGAGISGGEEGALHGPSIMPGGPVESYESLGPMLEKISAKAADGAPCVTHVGPDGAGHFVKMVHNGIEYADMQLIGEAYQLLRDVAGYSPAQIADIFRTWNTGRLDSYLIEITAEVLSHVDAATGKAFVDVVQDQAEQKGTGRWTVQIALDLGVPVSGIAEAVFARSLSGHTELREASRGLAGPKATALSETEAAAFADQVEQALYASKIVSYTQGFHEIAAGSAEYDWNVDLGAVSSIWRGGCIIRAAFLDRIRAAYDTRADLPSLLADETFAQEIAAAQDDWRAVLVSAVQQGVPTPGFAAALAYYDALRAERLPAALTQGQRDFFGAHTYRRTDREGSFHTLWGGDRSEVAG
- a CDS encoding transglycosylase family protein gives rise to the protein MAVRGRHRRYQPNRINRASLTVTVGGAGMAIPLIGTGVANAADVDTWNKVAACESTNNWKINTGNGYYGGLQFTQSTWEAYGGRAYAARADLASKDQQIAVAEKVLKGQGPGAWPTCSVRAGLTRGGDTPDINPSGRSTQPSKRTVRDVQPQTTPQSQAGTAEMYTVVRGDTLSGIAGAREVPGGWRQLYDANRRTVGADPDMIVPGQRLNLKPKASPGAGSTSDTSEKTEKKPKAKAKAKVEEKSEKKTQTTTRGLTAPVSAGTGTPYHAAGSSWSKGYHTGVDFPVPTGTSVKSVGAGSVVTAGWGGSFGYQVVIRHGDGRYTQYAHLSAISVKAGQSVVTGQRIGRSGSTGNSTGPHLHFEVRTGPGFGSDVDPVAYLRAGGVTI